Proteins from a single region of Sphingopyxis sp. BSN-002:
- the ffh gene encoding signal recognition particle protein: MFDSLSNRLGDVFGKLRGRGALTEADVRAAMREVRIALLEADVALPVVRSFVDQVTELAIGQNVLRSVTPGQQVVKIVSDALTEMLGSETAELEIAVTPPAVIMMVGLQGSGKTTTTAKIAKRLKEKERKKVLMASLDVNRPAAQEQLAVLGSQIDVATLPIIAGQQPVEIAQRAMQAAKLQGFDVLMLDTAGRLHVDQQLMDEMQAVSRTANPAETLLVVDSLTGQDAVQVAQRFTDQVPLTGVVLTRMDGDARGGAALSMRAVTGKPIKFAGTGEKLDGLELFQPSRIAGRILGMGDVVSLVERAAETIQAEEAEAMAKKMAKGQFDLDDLRTQLNQMRRMGGIGALAGMIPGMKKAQAAMAQSGADDKMLIHFDAIMGSMTPKERAKPEILTAKRKIRIANGSGTTVQQVNKVLKMHQEMSTAMKKIRKMGGLKGLGALFGKGGGGMGGLGGGGMGGGGLGGLPGLGGGAIPPELANLMNKKK; the protein is encoded by the coding sequence ATGTTCGACAGTCTGAGCAATCGGCTTGGCGATGTTTTCGGGAAGCTCCGCGGCCGCGGCGCGCTGACCGAGGCCGACGTGCGCGCCGCGATGCGCGAAGTGCGAATCGCCCTTCTGGAAGCCGACGTCGCGCTGCCCGTCGTGCGCAGCTTCGTCGATCAGGTCACCGAACTGGCGATCGGCCAGAATGTCCTGCGCTCGGTCACCCCGGGACAGCAGGTCGTCAAGATCGTCAGCGACGCGCTGACCGAAATGCTCGGGTCGGAAACCGCCGAGCTCGAAATCGCCGTCACCCCTCCCGCCGTGATCATGATGGTCGGCCTTCAGGGGTCGGGTAAGACGACGACGACCGCGAAGATCGCGAAGCGCCTCAAGGAAAAAGAACGCAAGAAGGTGCTGATGGCGTCGCTCGACGTCAATCGCCCCGCGGCGCAGGAACAGCTTGCCGTCCTCGGCAGCCAGATCGATGTCGCGACCTTGCCGATCATCGCCGGCCAGCAGCCGGTCGAGATTGCCCAGCGCGCGATGCAGGCCGCGAAGCTTCAGGGTTTCGACGTCCTGATGCTCGACACTGCGGGCCGCCTCCACGTCGACCAGCAGCTGATGGACGAGATGCAGGCGGTGTCGCGCACGGCGAACCCGGCCGAGACGCTGCTCGTCGTCGACAGCCTGACGGGTCAGGACGCGGTACAGGTCGCGCAGCGCTTCACTGACCAGGTGCCCCTCACCGGCGTCGTGCTCACTCGTATGGACGGCGACGCGCGCGGCGGTGCCGCGCTGTCGATGCGCGCGGTGACCGGCAAGCCGATCAAATTTGCCGGTACGGGCGAAAAACTCGACGGGCTCGAACTTTTCCAGCCCTCGCGCATCGCGGGCCGCATCCTCGGCATGGGCGACGTCGTCAGCCTCGTCGAACGCGCGGCGGAGACCATCCAGGCCGAAGAGGCCGAGGCGATGGCGAAGAAGATGGCGAAGGGTCAGTTCGACCTCGACGATCTTCGGACCCAGCTCAACCAGATGCGCCGTATGGGCGGCATCGGTGCGCTTGCCGGGATGATCCCCGGGATGAAGAAGGCGCAGGCGGCGATGGCGCAGAGCGGCGCCGACGACAAGATGCTGATCCACTTCGACGCGATCATGGGGTCGATGACGCCGAAGGAGCGCGCGAAGCCCGAGATCCTGACTGCGAAGCGCAAGATCCGTATCGCGAACGGTTCGGGCACGACGGTGCAGCAGGTGAACAAGGTGCTGAAGATGCACCAGGAAATGTCCACCGCGATGAAGAAGATCCGCAAGATGGGCGGGCTCAAGGGCCTCGGCGCGCTGTTCGGCAAGGGCGGCGGCGGAATGGGCGGCCTCGGCGGCGGCGGCATGGGTGGCGGCGGCCTCGGCGGGCTTCCCGGTCTTGGCGGCGGAGCGATCCCGCCCGAACTCGCCAACCTGATGAATAAAAAGAAATAA
- a CDS encoding EAL domain-containing protein, with protein sequence MVGNENMMAEPKPRNRSEDAKRDIIAGGIVVAAIVLFVGTGGSVMQAVVRGLIGIGGGPDKVLSVALILNIALILFGWRRYEDLNREIRERTDAEQRARYLADTDPLTGFLNRRALLAKGQQMIATATAEHRHVALFLLDLDHFKTVNDIHGHAAGDRVLQVAAERISAVLPPNATKARLGGDEFVAMLQFEPGVRGNIDALAAELVTTLEATVAHDAQQIRIGASLGIALATDASMTMETMVRQADIAMYHCKDEGRNRHIWFEQGMEMAVQVRNQIETGIRDGMPRGEFVPHFEPQVDIASGRLLGFEMLMRWESPEYGLIPPERFIPVAEESGLIGELSLQVIRHAMEAAKSWDPSIMLAVNISPQQLKDPWFSQKLTKLLVEVGFPASQLEVEITESSLFENLPLVRSIVTSLKNQGVSLSLDDFGTGYSSLSHLRALPFDRIKIDRSFIAAMRGSADAQAIVVAIVRLGESLAMPITAEGVEDEATAIELTRLGCSKGQGWYYGRATSAEDTARLLADRGLLRAPALPQGGSPGAGEEPLRKTA encoded by the coding sequence ATGGTGGGGAATGAAAACATGATGGCGGAACCGAAGCCTCGCAACCGCAGCGAGGATGCGAAGCGGGATATCATCGCGGGGGGCATCGTTGTGGCGGCGATCGTCCTGTTCGTGGGGACCGGCGGCAGCGTGATGCAGGCGGTGGTTCGCGGGCTGATCGGCATCGGCGGCGGCCCCGACAAGGTATTGTCGGTCGCGCTGATCCTGAACATCGCGCTGATCCTGTTCGGTTGGCGCCGCTATGAAGATCTCAATCGCGAAATCCGCGAGCGCACCGACGCCGAACAGCGCGCACGCTATCTGGCCGATACCGATCCGCTGACGGGCTTTCTCAATCGCCGCGCACTGCTGGCCAAGGGACAGCAGATGATCGCGACCGCGACCGCCGAACACCGCCATGTCGCACTCTTCCTGCTCGATCTCGATCACTTCAAGACCGTCAACGACATCCATGGCCATGCCGCGGGCGACCGCGTGTTGCAGGTCGCGGCCGAACGCATCAGCGCGGTGCTGCCCCCCAATGCGACCAAAGCCCGCCTCGGCGGCGACGAGTTCGTCGCGATGCTGCAGTTCGAACCCGGCGTTCGCGGCAATATCGACGCGCTCGCGGCCGAACTTGTGACGACGCTCGAAGCCACCGTCGCGCATGACGCACAGCAGATCCGCATCGGCGCCTCACTCGGTATCGCGCTCGCGACCGACGCCAGCATGACGATGGAAACGATGGTCCGGCAGGCCGACATCGCGATGTATCATTGCAAGGACGAAGGCCGGAACCGTCACATCTGGTTCGAACAGGGCATGGAAATGGCGGTGCAGGTCCGCAACCAGATCGAGACCGGCATCCGCGACGGCATGCCGCGCGGCGAATTCGTTCCGCATTTCGAGCCGCAGGTCGATATCGCGAGCGGCCGCCTGCTCGGCTTCGAGATGCTCATGCGCTGGGAATCGCCCGAATATGGCCTGATCCCGCCCGAGCGCTTCATCCCCGTGGCAGAAGAGAGCGGATTGATCGGCGAATTGTCGCTGCAGGTGATCCGCCATGCGATGGAGGCGGCCAAGAGCTGGGATCCGTCGATCATGCTCGCAGTGAATATCTCGCCCCAGCAGCTCAAGGATCCGTGGTTCAGCCAGAAGCTTACCAAGCTGCTCGTCGAGGTCGGCTTCCCCGCGAGCCAGCTCGAGGTCGAAATCACCGAAAGCTCGCTGTTCGAGAATCTGCCGCTGGTCCGCTCGATCGTCACCAGTCTCAAGAATCAGGGCGTCTCGCTCAGCCTCGACGACTTCGGCACCGGCTACAGCTCGCTGTCGCATCTGCGCGCGCTCCCCTTCGACCGGATTAAGATCGACCGCAGCTTTATCGCCGCGATGCGCGGCAGCGCCGACGCGCAGGCGATCGTCGTCGCGATCGTGCGGCTTGGCGAGAGCCTTGCGATGCCGATCACCGCCGAAGGCGTCGAGGACGAGGCGACGGCGATCGAACTGACGCGGCTCGGCTGCTCGAAGGGGCAGGGCTGGTATTATGGCCGGGCGACCTCGGCCGAGGACACTGCGCGCCTGCTCGCCGACCGCGGCCTGCTTCGCGCGCCGGCGCTGCCGCAGGGCGGCTCACCCGGCGCGGGCGAAGAGCCGCTGCGCAAGACGGCATAG
- the rimM gene encoding ribosome maturation factor RimM (Essential for efficient processing of 16S rRNA) yields MADANRPVTLAAIAGAHGVRGEVRLKLFGEGAESLRAFSVFNAGERKLTLKSVRPANQGAVATFAEVTDRSAAEALRGTVLTVPRSALPALADGEYYHHDLIGLPCVSTDGAAIGHVAAVENFGAGDILEIEKAAEPGRKPVRFMVPMNAQAVPAWSDDGVTIAAAFVE; encoded by the coding sequence TTGGCCGACGCAAACCGCCCCGTCACCCTTGCCGCCATCGCCGGCGCGCACGGGGTGCGGGGCGAGGTGCGTCTCAAATTGTTCGGCGAAGGCGCGGAGAGCCTCCGCGCCTTTTCCGTTTTTAATGCCGGCGAGCGCAAGCTGACGCTGAAGTCGGTGCGCCCGGCGAACCAGGGCGCGGTGGCAACCTTCGCCGAGGTGACCGATCGCAGCGCGGCTGAAGCCTTGCGCGGCACCGTCCTCACCGTCCCGCGCTCGGCGCTGCCGGCGCTGGCCGACGGGGAATATTATCATCATGACCTGATCGGGCTGCCGTGTGTCTCGACCGACGGCGCCGCGATCGGCCATGTCGCCGCGGTCGAGAATTTCGGCGCGGGCGATATCCTCGAAATCGAGAAGGCGGCCGAGCCCGGCAGGAAACCGGTGCGCTTCATGGTGCCGATGAACGCGCAGGCGGTTCCGGCGTGGAGCGACGACGGCGTGACGATCGCCGCGGCGTTCGTCGAATAG
- a CDS encoding serine hydrolase domain-containing protein: protein MRRKTGLVLALMLAVPIPAFAQNSTAKTFDQLAPEIDALFARFQADQHVPGLVYGVVKDGKLAYVKGLGVQNIDNKRPVTPDSLFRIASMTKAFTALSILKLRDDGKLRLDDLAEDYIPEMKGWTYPTKDSPRIRIRDLLQHVGGFVTDDPWGDRQQVLPQDEFTKMIAAGVPFSRVPQAAHEYSNFGYALLGRIVSKASGMAYTDYVRQTILTPLGMTSSGYDAPHAPKARTALGYRWENERWTAEPEMVDGAFNSMGGLQVSANDYAKWVAFLLSAWPARDDADNGPVKRSTVREIAQGLNFVSVTTRNGSSGATACKQASAYGMGWRVAQDCDLGLTLAHGGGYPGYGSHVMLMPDYGVGVFALSNRTYAGPSAPAWDAAVAMDRAGLLESRPVPVSPAVAEMYAASKAAYAAGTLEPLKGRLAMNFLMDRSAENWAAEFARLKAEVGECPADEPLAPTGAMSTAFRLNCEKGKLDGALLLAPTNPVTVQALRFRVAP, encoded by the coding sequence ATGCGCAGGAAGACAGGTCTTGTTTTGGCGCTCATGCTGGCGGTTCCGATTCCCGCGTTCGCCCAGAACTCCACCGCCAAAACCTTCGACCAGCTCGCCCCCGAAATCGACGCGCTGTTCGCCAGATTCCAGGCCGACCAGCATGTTCCCGGCCTCGTCTATGGCGTCGTGAAGGACGGCAAGCTCGCCTATGTGAAAGGGCTCGGGGTCCAGAACATCGACAACAAGCGGCCGGTCACGCCCGACAGCCTGTTCCGCATCGCTTCGATGACCAAGGCGTTCACCGCGCTGTCGATCCTGAAGCTGCGCGACGACGGCAAGCTTCGCCTCGACGATCTTGCCGAAGATTATATCCCCGAGATGAAGGGCTGGACCTATCCGACGAAGGACAGTCCGCGTATCCGGATCCGCGACCTGCTGCAGCATGTCGGCGGTTTCGTCACCGACGATCCGTGGGGCGACCGCCAGCAGGTGCTGCCGCAAGACGAATTCACGAAGATGATCGCGGCGGGGGTGCCGTTCAGCCGCGTCCCGCAGGCGGCCCATGAATATTCGAACTTCGGCTATGCGCTGCTCGGCCGGATCGTGTCGAAGGCATCCGGGATGGCGTACACGGACTATGTCCGCCAGACGATCCTGACCCCGCTCGGCATGACGAGCAGCGGCTATGACGCGCCGCACGCACCCAAGGCGCGCACGGCGCTCGGCTATCGCTGGGAGAATGAGCGCTGGACCGCCGAACCCGAGATGGTCGACGGCGCGTTCAATTCGATGGGCGGGCTGCAGGTCAGCGCGAACGATTATGCAAAGTGGGTCGCCTTCCTGCTGTCCGCCTGGCCTGCGCGCGACGATGCGGACAATGGTCCGGTCAAGCGATCAACGGTGCGCGAGATCGCGCAGGGGCTGAACTTCGTTTCGGTCACGACCCGCAACGGATCGAGCGGCGCGACCGCGTGCAAGCAGGCCTCCGCTTATGGCATGGGCTGGCGCGTCGCGCAGGACTGCGACCTTGGCCTGACGCTTGCCCATGGCGGCGGCTATCCCGGATATGGCAGCCATGTGATGCTGATGCCCGACTATGGCGTGGGCGTCTTTGCTTTGTCGAACCGTACCTATGCGGGGCCATCGGCTCCGGCGTGGGATGCCGCAGTCGCGATGGACCGTGCGGGGCTGCTCGAAAGCCGGCCGGTGCCGGTGTCTCCGGCGGTTGCCGAGATGTATGCGGCATCGAAGGCGGCCTATGCGGCCGGCACTCTGGAGCCGCTCAAGGGCAGGCTGGCGATGAATTTCCTGATGGACCGCTCGGCGGAAAACTGGGCCGCCGAATTTGCCAGGCTGAAGGCAGAGGTCGGCGAATGCCCCGCGGATGAGCCGCTGGCGCCGACGGGCGCGATGTCCACCGCGTTTCGCCTCAATTGCGAAAAGGGCAAGCTTGACGGGGCACTCCTGCTCGCGCCGACGAATCCCGTAACTGTCCAGGCGCTCCGGTTTCGGGTCGCGCCCTAG